TCAATGAGCGGCGCCGAGCTTATTTGGCTTTGCCTAAATCAGAACACCACAGTAATTTGGGCAGAGCTTAGGACAGTaacacattttatttttattttttattcagagAGATTGGTAacacgctacctgtttcgtgcctgaaatgtgaatcaattaggattcgaacttattTTTTCAAACAGGagtctaattttaaattgtatattATTTGCTCCCCATAGTTTTTGTTTTCGACTTTCTATGGCCATCTTAGTTTCCCTGTATTAACTATGATCTCAAACAACTCCAAAGCATGGTGCGCAACAAATTATGTTTGTAGATGACAAATGTTTAACTCACTTTATCCTTTACTTTCACTGTACTGTATAATATGATTCCATCGCTTAGTATACTTTTGGTGGTAAATTTTGCTCAACTTCCGAAGAAACATTAATTAAGTTGATAAGCAAATCAAAAGTTCCTCACTGATCATCACATTATTACTTCCACTGTTCTAAATGTGATCGGACACTAATAGtgagttatttttaaaaaaaattctaaaatagctCACTAAACAAAAGTTATCCAACAAAGCAACCAACTATTGGAACTTCACACATGCACGAACATAAACTAAAACCAACCTGCTCTGACACTAGCTATATGATTCTCACTGGTCCTGTCAATTGAAACCACCACGTGATCACGAGCTCGAATCAAACCCAACAAAAATGTCTAGCTCCTCGGTCAAATCCTCCGACACAAACCCCACTAAACCCTATCATCACCACCAGCATTAATCCCAGCCGTCCAAAAAAGAACaaagcaaaacaaaacaaaacagtaACTATAACTGCCCCCCTCAGCAATCCATCCATCCGTACTTTCTAGAAGGGTTAatgaacataaataaataaataaaaaaaaaccgaaCTATAACTAGAActagaaattaattaaatttttttttttttagaaaaaaaaagtttacagaGCTACGGCGGAATCATCAGAGGACAGAAACGGTGAAAACAGAAACAagaattaaataggaaaaacagagtgaaaattagaatttgatttaATTCAAGTTTATTTTGGGGGTGTAGATCCAGGTCCAGCACCGCCATTACGATTGAGCGTTTCCTTGTACCTCATGATGGAGTCGAGGCGCTGCAGCTTCAGCTGCTGCCTGAAGCGGTTTATGAAGTCGTCGGCGCGCGCGTCCAcctctccaccgccgccgccgccgccgccgcctccaacttcgtcctcgtcctcgtcctcgtcctcgtcgcaGAGCTCCGCCACCGCATCGgcgacctccgccgcctcgAAGTGGGCGAACGCCGACTTCTCGCTTGCCGACTTCTTCATCCGCGCcgcgagcggcggcggcgggctcTCCCCGGCCGCCGGGTGCGCGTCCGAGTGGCTCCGCCCGAGCTGGTGGCCGTGGGGGAGGCGgagctcctcctcttcctcgtccACCTCATCCTCCTCCGGATCCGCCCGGTTCCCGTCCTCCGCTGCGGCGGGGACGGGATCCGGGAGGGGATCTACTAGGGCCTGGGGCCGAGGAGGCGGAGCGGCGCCGCGAAGGTTGGGGTGGGAGTGGAGGGTGAAGGAGCGGACGCGGTCGAGGAGGCGGGAGGGGGCGCGGGGGAGCTTGCGCGGGGCGGCTTCGGCGGGGTGGAGCTCGGCTCCGGCGCCTCCGGGGGGTTGGGGATCGCGGGGGACGATGCCCTTGGAGGTGACGGCGATGGTGCCTATGACGAGGTTGAGGAGGACGAAGAGCACCGCCGGGGTCAACCACCCCTGCGCCCACCCCCATATCCACGGTATCGCTTCTTCCCACATTTTCCctactctcttttctctcttcttttcccttttcctcgaatattttttccttttcttttcttctttttttttgaaaaaaaaaaaacctcctcTTTTCTGTTTTGGGTGTGCGAGAACTGCGAAGTGGGTAATGGTAATGGAGCAgtagagaggagaggaaggggagagagagaggagagagtggggagagagaagggaaaaagTTGGGGATAGTGGGGTCCCTTATAATAGCTAGTGTGAAAATGCACAGACACCCCCCTCAACCATCGAAAATTCTTCTCatgcaggtttttttttttttttaattagagtTAGTCAAATTAGTTAgattaacatttttatttaatttgacatTTAATTAATTGCTTTAATTATATATGCTAAAACAATTTGAAGTTATTAAAAATGCTCGAATTATTAAGTATTATTGACGGTAATTTAAACCTAAAATATTATTGGATTACAACAaatacgaaaaattttaattttaacatgaAAAGTAGTCGTAGGAATAGTCGAATACCTTATCGATTTGgtttagaaaggaaaaaaaattgagaaacaTAGTTCAATAAAAATTgaacatttccaactaagtttatttctaaatgaaataaacgaagcggatagtgtactatctatctctcaaaatttctataataattataaaaataaagattgaACATGAGGTGAATTGGGCTTTTggtatgaattttagaatttaaagtggGAAAAGAATAAGAATTTTAGAAATTGTTTAGATTTGGAAAGCTCGAAGCGCGAGTGTAGTACATATAGGCAAgtacttttaattttagttgaaaatttttgagagttatatataaatatatatatattggacatCGTAATTGTGAGTTACTATTTCAGACAATCTATTTTGAATCGaagttttaatttataaattagcaTATTTATTTCTACTACGTACGAACTATTAAgtttcaattattaaattttggcatGTTCCAAAAATGGAGTGTCTAgtttttcaacaaatttcgaaTTCAATTGTCAACGGAGAATCTATGCTAGTGGGGGCACTCTTTTTTGGATTTACTGGGAAATTACTAAATCACTAATGAAGGACGAGAAAGTATTCTTGAGGATTCATTAGAACTCTCAGCCAATCTTTTACCAATATTAATCGTATGTAttataacttttaatttaattaaagtaaaattatttataaattaagaaTGCGAGAGTTAAAAAAATGTGATTAAGAACATTGAAGCGGGGTGCTGTTAAAATAGCAAATAGTTGGGAGgtgtctccatgcatttttttttttttctaccttaATATTGGTGATCCGGTGGACACGTGGCGGCTGCATGTGGCGCGCACATGGGTGCGGACGAGGACAATCGGTGAAAAAGTTAGTCGGGCATTAATTataggattttttttcctttttaaggGGTTTAATTAATGGGATTATTTCATACCTATCAttgcaaatataatgaataaaaaatatatttttaataattttaatttttatatattatttttataaatattttaatatttttaaatatatctctttCACTTGTTACCCTTAtataaactatttatattttaagtaaaagattatttttatcatcataaatatattcctccgATAGCcacaatagtataatataaaaatggtCAAAATATCGAGTTATCTTACAAAGTAAtcagaattaagtatttaatttatcattaaataaaattttctaacggattttaacggcagagatatatttaaaaatattagaacttttatagaaataatatatgaaagttaaattttataacaatatatttataatttattatatttgtagggaccatAATTAgctaattcggattcggcaaaaattcggtacggatataatacgtataaaattcggtttaaaaaacggattcggtatgaaatataaaatataagataatttatatttaaatataaaaattatatattttttatttatattttcaataattcgcgaataattcgtgaattattcggcTAGCCcaaaattcgtgaataattttttatttttagaaaaaattcgtaaacgaatcgtttaattcaaatttttaataattcgcgaattaactaacaggaacgtgtataaaattaaccattAATTCTTAAGAAGAGAGACTTTGGAGTTAGTCGCAGCGATTCTCGTTTGCTTAATTAGTCAGTTGTGGGCTTTTTTCgcttttttcttaaatttttttctgcAGCTTTTATCCATAGAGCTTCTacgagaaatataaaaaaataaaagtaaaaacattGCAGCTTTTTATAcgataaaaattatagaatttttttgttgtcatagatatagataattttttactataagatattaaaaaataaaggcaAAATAGACATTTCTGATAATTTTACGCTAAATTTCTTTTAAAGCTTTAGTGACAAAAGttaagtattaattaattaatggtagTTGTTTGAGAAACTTTTATAGGCGAATTAATTACCCATTGTTTTATCTCTTTAGGTGACAAAATATTATGGGAGGGTAAAGCTCTACCGTCCAAGTTAGCGAACGGACGGTACCAGTTAGAGCGCCTAATCTTCTAGAAAACCATTACCCAAAAAATAGAAAGAGGTGGCCCCATTAGTTTTAATATTATCCTTCATAAGAGAAAAAGAGTGTAACACCCGAAATATTTCGT
This DNA window, taken from Ananas comosus cultivar F153 linkage group 5, ASM154086v1, whole genome shotgun sequence, encodes the following:
- the LOC109710143 gene encoding pescadillo homolog; this encodes MWEEAIPWIWGWAQGWLTPAVLFVLLNLVIGTIAVTSKGIVPRDPQPPGGAGAELHPAEAAPRKLPRAPSRLLDRVRSFTLHSHPNLRGAAPPPRPQALVDPLPDPVPAAAEDGNRADPEEDEVDEEEEELRLPHGHQLGRSHSDAHPAAGESPPPPLAARMKKSASEKSAFAHFEAAEVADAVAELCDEDEDEDEDEVGGGGGGGGGGEVDARADDFINRFRQQLKLQRLDSIMRYKETLNRNGGAGPGSTPPK